The nucleotide window gaacatcttcatcccatgggtagcccatatatatgatatggtgatggtaggtggaaaggataatgctttagagcccggaaaccattgcttctacagacggacggacagatggacaacccgattccagtgtaacccccccacaacttgttgcggggggcaTAATAACATAATTTCCCAATCCTAAATACAGTACTTTCCCCTCCTTTATACCTTCCGTATAGAACACACTGAATGCCTCAACTCAGTGGCTCTGCATTCAAGTTACTGCTAGAGCTCCTAATGGAGAAATTCCAGTCGAGTTTGTGGGACTACAGACAATGATGTTTGCGATTAGAGAGTTTGTGGGACTACAGATAATGTTTGGGATTACAGAGTTTGTGGGACTGTCAGATAACGATGTTTGGGATTTCAGAGTATGTGGGACTGTCATATAATGATATTTGGGATTTCAGAGTTTGTGGGACTATCAGAATTAATAATGTTTGGGATTTCAGAGTTTGTGGGACTGTCAGATAATGATGTTTGGGATTACAGAGTTTGTGGGATTACAGATAATGATGTTTGGGATTACAGAGTTTGTGGGACTGTCAGATAATGATGTTTGGGATTACAGAGTTTGTGGaactgtcagataatgatgTTTGGGATTACAGAGTTTGTGGaactgtcagataatgatgTTTGGGATTAGAGTTTGTGGGACTGTCAGATAATGATGTTTGGGATTACAGAGTTTGTGGGACTATCAAAATTAATAATGTTTGGGATTACAGAGTTTGTGGaactgtcagataatgatgTTTGGGATTAGAGTTTGTGGGACTGTCAGATAATGATGTTTGGGATTACAGAGTTAGTGGaactgtcagataatgatgTTTGGGATTAGAGTTTGTGGGACTGTCAGATAATGATGTTTGGGATTACAGAGTTTGTGGGACTGTCAGACAATGTTTGGGATTACAGAGCCAGGGTGAGATAGTGACTAGGTATGAGGTATGATAAGGTAACAGAGGACTAACAAAGTCAGACAGGTGTGTGTTTTACCTGAGGACTTATCAGACAGGTGTGTGTTTTACCTGAGGACTTGTCAGACAGGTGTGTGTATTACCTGAGGACTTGTCAGACAGGTGTGTGTTTTACCTGAGGATTTGTCCTGGAAGTAGGCCAATAAACAGCGAGCCACGGCCTGATGACAGATCACCAATACATTCTCTTGTCTCTCCAGCTCCTGAAAGACGTCAACGCAGCGATTAGACGAGAATGGCACCAAGAGAAAAAATGTTCTATCGAGTtgtatacagaaaaaaaaaagttctgtCAAAATCCCACTTTAGTCCTTACAATTGTGCattaagtatattttattacttttctctgtaaattttctatttttaaagttatttaagaatcaattactgtaaatgtacatttttacgCAAACTATTTACTTTCGCCAAGTCTACAGGCacataaaatacatttaatttcCTACCAGTGGACTTTAAGTGTGTAAGTTAATTTCATGTAAGCCACATGCATTCATACCAATTGACAAAATCAAAAACTGGATTccaattccaattttttttttaaatatttgtattatttacCATTATCACTGGTTCAAGTCGAGCAACCAAATCTTGGTAAgactgaaaaaataaaaaataaaaatgataaaccATTGGAATTGAAACATTATGGTTCGATACTAAAATGCAGGTCCTCTAGTCCAAGGCTAGTGAAATGAAAGCTGAATCAGAGTATCAAAAACTCTGGAAAGTCCAGCGGACTAGTCGAAATCATAAGAATATATTATTCTAAAGAGTTCAAAGTTTCCAGCAACTTTCTTGGTGAAGTTATTCTACCTGCAGGGTGTTTAAACTTGGCACTTGTCTATGCAACAAATGCCAGTAAAAGTTCCAGTGGGCTCACAAAATCCAATATCTTAATGCTTGCCCACATGGGGAATAAACTTTGCAACAATTTGGCTGGgtttgatgttaaaaaaaataatgtatgtCAGGTGCTTGAATGGAAAATCACTTTTGTGTCATTGTAGAGTATTGGATGAACAACACAATAAAATTGAAAGCAGAAATGACGGCATGTGAAATATTCCAGACAGTAAAACAATAGTGTTTTTGtaatgtaaatgaaataaagtaGTAATCAAAATTGTGTAAATTCCTAAGGTggatcatttttatttgatgaacccttcaaaatacCATGAATAGAAAAACCCCACCATCTATTTATTACATATGAAACATGATTGCTAGTATgcattgaataccttaacaGACAATTAAGGCAATCATTCTGGAATTCACCATCATTACTAGCAGCTATAATTGtgagaaaaaaaagaaatcaattttgaattcccCGCTCAAATCATGGGAACAATCTTGGGAATTCTGATTTTCAAGAAAAGCAACACCTCTTCAAAGCTcctaaaaaaagaaattgttcTAAACTTTGTCAACAGCCATGTGatctttttgaagaattaatTCTAACTAATGAATATGTGATGTGACATGTCAAACATTTAGAAATTTTGATCGCGAAAATGCTACTGCACCAGTGGTTTAAGGATGCTAACCATTGCATAGTAATAGCAGCTATAATGAACACACTCATATTAGAACATTTTTACTTTTACTCGGTGAAATACAGTTATAGCGAAGGCACTTATAGTAAGTAATCGCTTAAAACAATTGTGTTCTACGTGTCCCTGCCGcttcaatgtattttattacaataGTTATTCTcgtaaagaaattgaaaatgcaaGCACTTACATGCGACAGAGAGATGTTAAAATTTAGTGAGGCATACTTTTACTTTAAAACCATGATTTTTTGTTCTGAGACAATGAAGAGTTACCTCTCCCCCTGGGTATCGGTAGTGAAATTTATCCTGGTCTCTCATTGCGAACTCTTTCGGGTGCTTGGACTGGATTTCCTCATAAGTCATGCCTTCACAAATACCCTGCAGAAGAACGAGAAACAGTACATTTATTTGGATGgcatagtttatttttaacagtCAACTGAACGGTCACCATATAGCTGTAACAGGAGGGGAGGAAACGCAACAGACCCGCCCACCGACAATTAAGCCCGTCTGCAACAGACCCGCCCACTGACAATTAAGCCCGTCTGCAACAGACCTGCCTACCGACAATTAAGCCCGTCTGCAACAGACCTGCCCACCGACAATTAAACCCGTCTGCAACAGACCCGCCCACCGACAATTAAGCCCGTCTGCAACAGACCCGCCCACCGACAATTAAGCCCGTCTGCAACAGACCCGCCCACCAACAATTAAGCCCGTCTGACCGCCACATATgacaattcatttgaagaaggTACACCCAACTGATTTgttacatattttcataaaaaaaaaaaacccagtaagaTTTATCTTTGCTAATGTCTCACACACGTGGTGACCCCTAAAATGTCAGGTTGATCCTTGAAATGCCATTGGTTGGCTCTTGAAATGTCACAGAGAAGCTACTAGCCACTGAAATGTCATAGAATGGCCCATGAAAATCCCCCCTCCCATCTCCACCTCCAGCATTGAAATCTCTTGGGCTGCCCTTGAAATATTATAGGGTTGCCCTTGAAATGTCATGGAGAAGCTACTGAAATGTCATAAGGTAGCCCATGAAAGTCCCTCCCCAGCATTGAAATCTCCTGGGTTGCCCTTGAAATGTTATAGGGTAGCCCATGAAAATCCCCCCTCCCATCTCCACCTCCTGCATTGAAATCTCCTGGGTTGCCCTTGAAATGTTATAGGGTTGCCTATTAAATGTCCTGGGGTGTTTCCGGTATTGTCTTGCAATGGACCCTGTAAGAATGCTAAATATGTAACTTACTGCGTCAATTTCATTTAAAGCTTTCCAGTGCTCTACAGGGGCGTCCACATGTCGGGCTGTGGCCTTGGTACGCTGTAGTTCGCTTGTCCACACCTTTAGATTCGCTATCTTTTCTTTCTCTAAGTATTCCCCTAAGGCAAAGGCGTACTGCAAATGAACACATAACACATCAACATTCACTGAATTACAAATACACTAATAAATGTGAAGAGATGCTGTACATCAACTTTCCTCAGCAAGAGACAAACAACTACATTTATTCCCCAACTGAAAATGGGAAACTActttcaatgaatattttctgaGTGAGTTAAAATCTATGACGCATTATAGAAGCGTTTGCTTTCAGACTAAAAAGGTGCCATGCAAATCAGCAACCAGAAAGACCGAATCTCACAACGACAGTTCTCGCATGTGAATGAAAGTTAATTCTAGTAAAAGTGTTGTTACTGCCGTGTTTTCAGTAGTCTTTTAAAAGATcttaaatttaatattttcagtAGATCTCGAGTTCGAGTGATTCGTACCTCCTCTCCGCGAGGTGACAATGCGCTGTCTCCTCCAATTCTTCCTTCTAAGTTCATACAAGATTCTCCATGCTGAAATTAGAAACAAAAGTTAGGTAATCATGTCCTACTGGGTACTCCAGTTCTTCTCTACAAAATCACACGATAAAAGAAATCCCAAAAATCACACGATAAAAGAAATCCCAAATCTCCCAGCACGTTTGTCATGTATCACACATAGAACTACAGAACCCATGCCTGGCTCTGATTTCCACGATGTTCTATAATACTGCAGTGAAAATAATAACATCTCGGTTGCACCTGTAGATAttgataattgttttatttgtaaatacatgttcttggcacaatgattttgactacggataactccgtttacctgatcaggatatagggctcacggcgggtgtgaccggtcgacaggggatgattactcctcctaggcacctgatcctacctctggtgtgtccaggggttcgtgtttgcccaactatctattttgtattgcttataggagttatgaaattgatcactgttcattatcttcacctttcatgtattaGATATAAAAAAGATCTAgaccaaatacatgtaaatagtacCCACAGGCAATTGTATCGCTTGGGTTTGAATTTACTGTTaaagtactctttaatagtaaattcgaacccaagcgatataatcatgataattgCCTGTGATTGTAGCTATCACATTTTATAAAGTTCTAGACCCTAGATTTGTAGCTCTTTGGAGCTATTCTAAAATACAACATAGCTATTACATTTTACTTCTATAGAAAGGAGAAGGTATAACAAACATATATCACTGATTTacatacacataaatactagctgcaataatgtagccctctccgattcttTTTCACTCTGTCATTTTCaggagggctacattattgcagctaataaaTAATCTCAGACTGAAATTTCACCCACAAGACCTGAGGCAGATACTGGGCATTCAGATGAATTATCACTTCTCTCAGATATGATGAAATACAGAAccttggttttttttatcacattttttttttgaaactaTAAAATTTTGCTCTTGCCTAATCAACAGGGGCCCTAAAAATAAGTCATATTCTTACCCTTGTTAAGTATATAGTCCTTGGTAAtacatgaatattcatgagatAATATACAACTCGACTTTGTAGATGACCTGAAAAGGAGAAGAAATCACGTCAATAATGAGTAATGGCTCCCATCTACATTCTACAATGTTGTTACATACTTACTGCTGTAAAAgttaatataattattttagcATAATCAAATTTAGCACTTTCTCTAACATAAACATTTACCAGCGGAGTTATAAATCAGCAGAGATTTATTACACACTACAGTGAAacctaatttctgtggaaacgagggggttatttatatttggtCTTTTCTTTAAGAAATGAAGGTATTGATGAAAAGGTTTACCGCCCAATTTCCCCCTATGACACCGcctttaagaaatgaattacaagattaattttttatcaattaattatcaattaaatattttaaaacattgagtttagataatgaattttgatttaGTTTTCTAATTCATACAACGTATCAATACATAGCATCAGGTCAAAGTCAGGTTTTCTTTAATGCAGAACTCAAACAAATTTTTCACCCCATCAAAATTGCCGTAATTTCATCAAGACATAAATGTTATATCGTTTCCACTTGTTTAAATCGACACACCTAGAGTCAGAATAGACAATGCGTGGGATAACACAGGATAAAGAACACGAGAACCAGGACTGAAATATAGGGTCAGGATTCAcacaaaataaattattataggattaaacattctttttgaagaatttatcgatgtgtaaactccggacattttactcacacaAAATAAATTATACAGGTAGAGTTATACAGTGTCTGTTGTCAGGATTCACACAAAATAAATTACAGGTATAATATAtaaaggagagaggagaaaatctttggctggaccgggtaTCGAACCCgagacccctgcattactagtcaggtgctctaaacactgagctatccaggccgatatccatggTCCGTATAGCTTTAACTACTACATTCCTCCATCCTTTAATTTGTCTTCATcctcgaagacacacaacccagattcttttcgCCCCTGGCAGGAAAACCTGCAGTGCAGGGGTGGTCAATGATACCAACTGTTCTTCTATCTCCTATATGTTACAGTTGGTGCCactgaccacccctggacttgcaAGTGAAACTACTGTCAGGGGTGAAAAGAGCCTGGGTTGTGTGAGTTTTGAGAACTCTGCTACACGTACCTGCTAGTTTATGGACTAGGAATCTTTCGCCCTGGTTAAATATCTGTATATAGGACAGATCTTTGTCGGTTGCGTGGTCGAGCGATTGGTACATGGAGTTGTAGTGCTCGATTCTCCTCATGAAATCCTTCACTGCCTCATCCTTGTTCATCCCGATGTAGTCCGGACTGCAAATCTTTACTTCCTGTAAAACCGGAAATATTCCTAAAATTCGACCAATGATGCTCTTCTTGAAGAGGCACTAGGTGCAAGTCCTGTTTGCTGAGTATTAACAAATAGACTAAAAAGCAGTTCCAAGTgactaaaaaaaacaaaacagcattgatatatcaaaattcatacttTCTGCAATCTTTTGTTGCCGTGTTAAATAAAGTCTATTTTCTTTTTGGTTTATATTGAAAAAATGGTCCAAACGGTATTGGGTAGAAGAAAATACTTCATTGCAGAGAATGGACTAGGTAATGATAACATTGTGATTCcccataaaattcaaaatttcaaagttttaaaaaactttatcttttatttcacaaaagTATAATTTCACATATTTAGTTATTTGTAGTTCACAATGTCAATTCAAAGTGATGCAAATTTCCAATCGTTcccaaattcaaaataaaatgctGATTTTCgggaaagttttttttacagtaAATATAGAGTGCAGCTTTGGACAAGcaaattctttttatcacatatgtgtactaaaaatataaatttatggTATGAATGCGAAGTTTGTCCAAGTCTATGGGAATGGGACCAATGCTAATTCAGTTAGGAAAAATAGTCAAACACAGTTGGCATTAGAAACATATCTACAACTTCAATACGTGGTAGTCTCTTTTCATTTCATGATTACATACATTTACCTACGCAAAATCAAATACATATTCAAGTGCATTAGCAATTATTTTCCAGTGAAAATAGATGGTAAACACTTTAGCGATTATTTTCCAGTGGAAGGTAGACATATCAGCGATTATTTTCCAGTGGAAGATAGACACATCAGCGATTATTTTCCAGTGGAAGGTAGATACATCAGCGATTATTTTCCAGTGGAAGATAGACACATCAGCGATTATTTTCCAGTGGAAGGTAGATACATCAGCGATTATTTTCCAGTGGAAGGTAGATACATCAGCGATTATTTTCCAGTGGAAGATAGACACATCAGCAATTATTTTCCAGTGGAAGATAGACACATCAGCGATTATTTTCCAATGGAAGGTAGACACATCAGCGATTATTTTCCAGTGGAAGGTAGACACATCAGCGATTATTTTCCAGTGGAAGGTAGACACATCAGCGATTATTTTCCAGTGGAAGGTAGACACATCAGCGATTATTTTCCAGTGGAAGGTAGACACATCAGCGATTATTTTCCAGTGGAAGGTAGATACATCAGCAATTATTTTCCAGTGGAAGGTAAACACTTACCAGTACATTGGCCTCCACAATGGTGGGATCATCACAGATGGACTCCACAAAGAACAGCTTGAATTTGTACTGGACCTGAATGATGTCGAAAAGCAACTTCCTCCGTTCTCGCGTCGTGTTGGTGGCATCCAGCACCTGTTTATAGAGAGTATTTAAAATtagtgaatacaaatttaatacAAATGTCACCCAGTACTGGTTTATAGACAGTATTTAAAATTAGTGAATACAAAGGTCACCCAGCACCGGTTAAAAGATAGTATCTAAATCTAGTGAATACAAAGGTCCCCCAGCACTGGTTTATAGACAGTATCTAAATCTAGTGAATACAAAGGTCCCCCAGCACTGGTTTATAGACAGTATCTAGGTTAGTGCAAGGTTGAAGTCTAGCACAATTCCATTTcagttaaaaataaacaatgcatCAAGTCAATGTAAAGATCTCTATATCAAAATACAGGTTCACTGGAAACTCACCCCGACTAATGATACACTAACAAACAACATGCTGACTAATGATACACTAACAAACAACATGTTCACTGATGACATGCTGACTGACAACACGCTGACTAATGACACTAACGTCTCGCTGACTGATGACACACTTACTGACGCAGCGTTTtgtttccttatataactggtactgataaacggtaccatttccaatgccaaaaaccgttgatttttcccaattttgagactaaaattTCCCAATTCACTTGCCAAAAAACAGACCGCTGACATCGTATATTgacttagtctgaaacgttataggagttaactaaaatgttcacttccggtattaaatcaaaagtacagatcatggcagtgcgcatgttttgtagagctacgacGATTCTAAAACGAGTCTACAACGATTCCTTGTCtcaaatcagcaaatattaccgtaaaaaagtttgtaaagaagtgaatacttcttgttttgttctttttttcttttcttataattgaaatcatttgccgatacattggtagaaaattcccaatttgtttgaTTTAGACGCTATTATTCCCAAATGAATGGGTACTGGTACTAGAGCCAGTGGGTAGGAAAAAAACACTGCTGTGACGTCTCGCTGATTAGCGACACGCTCACTGACGACTTGCTAACTAACACATATCCACCACGTTTATCGCGACTAGCtgcatatttcaaattaaatgtatCTTACAGGTGATTTTAGTGAAAAGCAATTGTACTCACTGCCACTTCACCTCCATTCTGAAGAAAATTACAGGCATCATCAATCGCCATCAACGCACACTTCCTGTAATGACCGAATAGTTTCCATTAGATTTGTAAGCAAATCAAATTACAGTAAGTAATATCATTTACTTTTATCGCTTTATGAACCATAACAGATAATGATGATTTATAAATGCATTAGGAtttcatataatatatgtaatgcgaattataaatatttattagatGGCAGGTTAATGAACTgcaatatcaaatacatgtaattatggaTATATAGCGCAATAGAAATGAAATCTGCAAGAAGATATATTAATATCTAAAACAATGAAATCTGCAAGAAGTCATTTACCTGAAACAATGACATCCCCTAAAAGATATTCTAAATTACAGAGAATGCTCATAATGTCGAAATCACTCAATTGAACCGATACAATGTCAGTGTGCTGCAGCATCTATTCTAGTTAATATCAAGCTTTGCTACATCTACCCACCACACATATTCCCAGGGACACGCAGTACACACACGCGTACACACAACACTCACATATCCTAAAAGTGGAATTTTAACCAGGAATCTAATTTTGACCTGGTATTAGGAAGCATTTGGAAATCCCTTTGATTGAAGCTGCTCACATTTCTTACTGCTATGTGTTTGcatcgaaaagtttacaataagcagctacatgtatattgtactaCAGCCGTGTTCTTATTCAGACATCCACATTTATCTCCCCTTTTTATCCTTTCATACAATTCTATATTCGAAGTTGCTGGTGTACATCTCATTAATGGACAGGTAAGAACTGCCACATATCACATTGATTAAGGTGTCATCAatcagatgtacatgtataagattaacaaaataaagatttacaGTTAACTTAATGATCAGCATGCACAGGAATAGTGATCACTAAGAAAACAGTAAGTACAGTTTGGTTTGGAGCTCTGAGGACTTAAATAACACTTATGGTTTAATTTGGAATTCTGAAGACTTAGATAACACTTAGATTTTGATCTGAAGCTCTGAAGGCTTTGATAACACTTAAATTTTGATCTGGACCTCTGAAGGCTTAGATAACATTTAAATTTTGATCTGGAGCTCTGAAGGCTTAGATAACACTTAAATTTTGATCTGTAGCTCTTAAGACTTGAATTACATTTATGTTTTCATCTGGGGTTCTGAAGTCTTACAATACACATGGATTACACTTATGTTATAATCTGAGTCTCTGAAGACTTAGATAACACTTAAATTATGATTTGGAGCTCAGTAGActtattaataaataaaacttgTTTTAATTTGGAGCTCTGAAGATTTAGTTAGATTACACTTATGTTATAATCTGAAGCTCTGAAGACTTAGATAACACTTAAATTATGATTTGGAGCTCTGTAGACTTATTAATGAATAAAACTTATGTTTTAATTTGGAGCTCTGAAGACTTAAATAAAACTTATGTTTTAATTTGGAGCTCTGAAGACTTAAATAAAACTTATGTTTTAATTTGGAGCTCTGAAGACTTACTTAGATTACACTTATATTTTTAATATGGAGTTGTTAAGACTAAGACTTAGTTAGATTACACTTATGTTTTAATCTTTATCGATGACCTGTTATCGTTGACCTAGCTATCGATGACCTGAGATTGATGACCTGAGCCACAGAGAGGTGTACGGAGAAGGCTGCTCTCTTAAAGCAATCAATctagctgtcattttggtgttGAAAGTTTTTGctgcaaaattgtgatttactaatTCAATGACAGAAAGCAGAATAAGGTCTATAAACTTTTGCTATTATTATTTGCGTTGGAATTAAATCCTATCCAGAGGCTCTCAATGAAGCAAGATACATTTTAGTCTTCCCGTACAGAAATAGATTTCAATGTAATggtatatatttacatgcaatatagaaccgaaatctttatttagATAAAATCTTGAAcatagttttaattttatcaatgactatggTTAAAGTTAAATACAAAACTATTATAATAGCATATTAAGATAAAGTTTTCAGATTTTAAGAGAGCTAATATTACTTTAATCAATTCAAACAATTCTTATAACATAAATTCACACATGTAAAATGGACAGTGCAAGCATAAGTGAGATATGTAAGTACAAAATAAGTTAGTACTccgaaaaaaataataataaaaaatcccCGACACTCTTCTTCACTTACTGTCTGATCGCCTGGGCTTCCGAGTTATCTTGTCGGAAAAAATCATGACTTCGATACTTATCCGTGGCTGCCCGGCGATATTCCCCAACGTTAAAGGCTGAAAATGTTATAAAACACTCGTCAAACATTTCAGTGACTGTGATCAACTTACTGTCGAAGGGCCTCTGCTTCCACGTTATCAGCACGGAAAAAGTTGTGGCTGCAATAAATATCTGTGCAGGCTTCTCGCCGGTACTCCCCAACATTGAACGCTGAAATAGAGTGGACTGATGGGAAGAGGCAATTAACGTTTTATCCAGGAATAAAGTGAGAaatttaatatttgaaaattctgACAAATTATCAAATTGACATTATCATGAATATATAGGATTCTTATATAACAGTAatcaaatttttcaaaactaCCATGAATAGTAAGTTCTTCTTCAGGTTTATCATACCTAAAATAAAATCAgtctataaatatatttttgggTTATTACCGAAACAATTTTTAATGCAGGTCTTCAAAGGCCCCTTCATACAATcagggtaatttttttttcctccTAGCTGTTACAGAAGGGTTACATATATGACTTCTAAATGTTGTACTTGTCCTTCTGGCAACTAAACATGTAACAATCTGGGGTTGTTTGATACAATCTGTGTAGTATTTTGTCTACCAAATCTCAAAAGATTGGTAGTATAGCGATATTAGAATTTagtaattcaatatatatagTTTACCATTACTGGCGTATTGTACATCTCATTCTGGTGCATCTAGTCCTTTCtataaatatgatatacatgtcgTAAATCTAAAAACGTTTCTATATATAGTCCCGTCACCCCTATCAAATTCACATTTAACACATGTTGACAGAATACTGGTTTATAGATCGGTATTGACATTTCATATGCATTGCAGTTAATGGTTCATGCTCCTTGGGTTTATTGATAGAGACTGAGATGCAAAATATAACATTTAGAATACACATTCAACATCcagataataaaaaaattatataactaCCTACAGTCTGAAAATTTAGGGTTGGGTTAGAGCCTGAGGGGAAGCCATGccatttttaattatctttaattatttggtGGACACCTTTCAGCATGTTCAGTTTTTTCTCTTGTACTTGCTTCACATTTATCAGGTAAAGAACGAGAAACAGCTACTGTatgatttccaggtcaaaggACAAGGTCATATCAAAGTCATAATTGTAAAAAGTTTCCCTTCAGTCAGATATCAATTTGATGTGTAATGTTATAAGTATCATTTCAGTTTTCAGTATCATGCTACACTAGTACAGCATAAATGGTTGGTGGCAATAAGAAATGTGTATTGATTTCAAAGTCATTCGACCATACAGTCAAGGTCATGCATCTTCAGTTTCTAATGAAACAATGTTGGGAACACAATTAAAAGAATATCATCTGATCTTTTGTACTTGTAACAGATACAACGTTATAAACACGAGGAAAAGACAACTGCAACGATTCATTTcttggtcaaagatcaaggtcacatttatcaaatgctgtcttaaTTAGTACACAAAGTACTCTATGAGGAAACTGAATGCTAGCTGCTGTGTAGAAAGGTGGTACTCTGCTCTGAGGTGCCCTAGCTGTGactgaaaaaataataatacaggACTGGTACacaattttatcatatttataaattCCACTCCTTCCCAATCCCGTGTGATTCCTGCCCTCTCACACGTCTGTGTGCTGCTGGAGATCATACCTTTAGTTCGGATCCCGATCCAGTTAAGGTAGCGCGTCAGCTTCTTTGACATGTATGTTTTGCCGCGGGCGGGTAACCCCACCATGGAAATCACTGTCGGTTTCTGAATCACGTTGGGACATGATGCtgaaaagaaaaatcattttaaatcaAGTATGGTGTTCCTGTGGATGACATGAGCTTCAAGTGCATGGCTTCAGAAAGGATGAAAAAGGAAGCAAAATTTCGCTCCTTAAAGGGaatgattcacgattttccacaaaattttgtttttcacttttaatgatcaaaatcattaattttttaaGCACATTactctaatgtgtttaaaagatttgacataaaaattaaggttatacattatcacagaaggtcattttagagagtttgttatttgttttgtaaacaaagattgcggtatgttatatatattgtttacgaaatattcaaaagaaatggatatatcaacctaagtttattat belongs to Ostrea edulis chromosome 7, xbOstEdul1.1, whole genome shotgun sequence and includes:
- the LOC125654772 gene encoding 6-phosphofructo-2-kinase/fructose-2,6-bisphosphatase-like isoform X14, whose protein sequence is MAWHRSGTASCPNVIQKPTVISMVGLPARGKTYMSKKLTRYLNWIGIRTKAFNVGEYRRAATDKYRSHDFFRQDNSEAQAIRQKCALMAIDDACNFLQNGGEVAVLDATNTTRERRKLLFDIIQVQYKFKLFFVESICDDPTIVEANVLEVKICSPDYIGMNKDEAVKDFMRRIEHYNSMYQSLDHATDKDLSYIQIFNQGERFLVHKLAGHLQSRVVYYLMNIHVLPRTIYLTRHGESCMNLEGRIGGDSALSPRGEEYAFALGEYLEKEKIANLKVWTSELQRTKATARHVDAPVEHWKALNEIDAGICEGMTYEEIQSKHPKEFAMRDQDKFHYRYPGGESYQDLVARLEPVIMELERQENVLVICHQAVARCLLAYFQDKSSDLAYLKVPLHTVIKLTPVAYGCRVEFVNLNIEAVNTHREKPKNVQPQRSSNEALETVPDHI
- the LOC125654772 gene encoding 6-phosphofructo-2-kinase/fructose-2,6-bisphosphatase-like isoform X7, giving the protein MALKESVPMLNKASCPNVIQKPTVISMVGLPARGKTYMSKKLTRYLNWIGIRTKAFNVGEYRRAATDKYRSHDFFRQDNSEAQAIRQKCALMAIDDACNFLQNGGEVAVLDATNTTRERRKLLFDIIQVQYKFKLFFVESICDDPTIVEANVLEVKICSPDYIGMNKDEAVKDFMRRIEHYNSMYQSLDHATDKDLSYIQIFNQGERFLVHKLAGHLQSRVVYYLMNIHVLPRTIYLTRHGESCMNLEGRIGGDSALSPRGEEYAFALGEYLEKEKIANLKVWTSELQRTKATARHVDAPVEHWKALNEIDAGICEGMTYEEIQSKHPKEFAMRDQDKFHYRYPGGESYQDLVARLEPVIMELERQENVLVICHQAVARCLLAYFQDKSSDLAYLKVPLHTVIKLTPVAYGCRVEFVNLNIEAVNTHREKPKNVQPQRSSNEALETVPDHI
- the LOC125654772 gene encoding 6-phosphofructo-2-kinase/fructose-2,6-bisphosphatase-like isoform X5 is translated as MALKESVPMLNKASCPNVIQKPTVISMVGLPARGKTYMSKKLTRYLNWIGIRTKAFNVGEYRRAATDKYRSHDFFRQDNSEAQAIRQKCALMAIDDACNFLQNGGEVAVLDATNTTRERRKLLFDIIQVQYKFKLFFVESICDDPTIVEANVLEVKICSPDYIGMNKDEAVKDFMRRIEHYNSMYQSLDHATDKDLSYIQIFNQGERFLVHKLAGHLQSRVVYYLMNIHVLPRTIYLTRHGESCMNLEGRIGGDSALSPRGEEYAFALGEYLEKEKIANLKVWTSELQRTKATARHVDAPVEHWKALNEIDAGICEGMTYEEIQSKHPKEFAMRDQDKFHYRYPGGESYQDLVARLEPVIMELERQENVLVICHQAVARCLLAYFQDKSSEDLAYLKVPLHTVIKLTPVAYGCRVEFVNLNIEAVNTHREKPKNVQPQRSSNEALETVPDHI